The proteins below come from a single Microtus ochrogaster isolate Prairie Vole_2 chromosome 8, MicOch1.0, whole genome shotgun sequence genomic window:
- the Sac3d1 gene encoding SAC3 domain-containing protein 1 — MGRLKEGGGECGGQARWIMGGVTEARRSGRVRSLPGPGNLDERGQASPSVPGACSLSPRQHAAPRIRRPREAERASSPHSPAMSGCELPRGLCPDMCPASERVRRERERRLHRLEVEPGSRGSAPRADPRRAVKEYCRPAAGKPRPPPGLLRPPPVLLATVHYLAVEVAGRADASCAEVVGFVADRLRAVRLDLSLQGVGDAEAAAVLEAALATLLAVVARLRPEEAREAADPVLLQTQVQEGFGSLRRCYARGDAPHPRQATFQGLFLLYNLGSVEALQEVLQLPATLRACRPLQTALAVDAAFREGNHARLFRLLRTLPYLQSCAVQGHIGYCRRKALARLSRALSTPKGQTLPLDFIVHLLALDGLHEAEDLCRAHGLTLDKDRVVFLRGRYSEEGLPPPGTCHTLVGSKLQGCTLEEVVMAEEDRDMQRSGPPA; from the exons ATGGGACGACTTAAGGAGGGGGGAGGTGAATGCGGAGGCCAGGCGCGGTGGATTATGGGAGGCGTTACTGAAGCCCGCCGAAGCGGGAGAGTTCGTTCGCTGCCAGGCCCGGGAAACCTGGATGAGCGGGGACAGGCCAGCCCCTCTGTGCCCGGCGCTTGTTCCCTGAGCCCACGGCAGCATGCCGCGCCCCGCATCCGCCGGCCCCGAGAGGCTGAGCGTGCATCGTCTCCCCACAGCCCTGCCATGTCTGGCTGCGAGCTGCCGAGGGGCCTGTGCCCGGACATGTGCCCGGCCTCCGAGCGCGTCCGACGCGAGCGTGAGCGCCGCCTTCACCGGCTGGAGGTGGAGCCGGGAAGCCGTGGGAGCGCGCCCCGAGCCGACCCGCGGCGCGCCGTGAAGGAGTACTGCCGGCCAGCGGCAGGCAAGCCCCGGCCCCCGCCCGGCCTGCTGCGGCCGCCCCCAGTGCTCCTGGCCACCGTGCACTACCTGGCCGTCGAGGTGGCCGGCCGCGCCGACGCGTCGTGCGCGGAGGTGGTGGGCTTCGTGGCCGACCGCCTGCGCGCTGTGCGGCTGGATTTGTCGCTGCAGGGCGTGGGCGACGCGGAAGCGGCGGCGGTGCTGGAGGCCGCGCTGGCCACGCTGCTGGCCGTGGTGGCGCGGCTGCGGCCGGAAGAGGCGCGCGAAGCCGCGGACCCAGTGCTGCTGCAGACGCAGGTTCAGGAGGGCTTCGGCTCGCTGCGGCGCTGCTACGCGAGGGGCGACGCCCCGCACCCCCGCCAGGCCACCTTCCAGGGCCTCTTTCTGCTCTACAATTTGG GCTCTGTGGAAGCCCTGCAGGAGGTTCTACAGCTGCCTGCCACCCTTCGTGCCTGCCGACCCCTTCAAACTGCCCTGGCTGTTGACGCTGCCTTCCGTGAAGGCAACCATGCCCGGCTATTTCGCCTGCTTCGCACCTTGCCCTACCTACAGAGCTGCGCAGTGCAGGGACACATTGGCTATTGCCGCCGCAAAGCGCTGGCCCGCCTGTCCCGTGCCCTGAGCACTCCTAAAGGACAGACCTTGCCTTTGGACTTCATAGTACACCTTCTGGCTCTGGATGGACTCCACGAAGCAGAGGATCTGTGTCGGGCCCATGGACTGACCTTAGATAAGGACAGAGTTGTGTTCCTGAGGGGGCGCTACTCTGAGGAGGGACTCCCACCCCCTGGTACCTGCCACACATTAGTGGGAAGCAAGCTGCAGGGGTGCACCCTGGAGGAGGTGGTCAtggcagaggaagacagggaCATGCAGAGATCTGGACCTCCAGCTTGA
- the Snx15 gene encoding sorting nexin-15, producing MGQKFQRSVSRVYVGVRWVQLHTKMRSAGKTSPNNQPIILYLDLRFTNDLELVRHSLNHAPRPRTAVSLATRSLDLKKKGAGPSPAVAAGRTHGAGTGRRAGGGACRQLAVMSRQAKDDFLRHYTVSDPRTHPKGYTEYKVTAQFISKKDPEDIKEVVVWKRYSDFRKLHGDLAYTHRNLFRRLEEFPAFPRAQVFGRFEASVIEERRKGAEDLLRFTVPIPALNNSPQLKEFFRGGEVTRPSEVSRDLRILPPPLIPTPPPDEPRLLQPLPAERRGQEELDVPVDPLPSSPAQEALDLLFSCGSTEEASSSPARGPLSDAELALFDPYSKEESTGTSPTHTSELAAMEVQSKRLDQEPWEPGGQEKGEAEDGEPAPAYLSQATELITQALRKEKAGAYAAALQDYQDGVHILLQGVSGDPSPARREGVKKKAAEYLRRAETLQAHLP from the exons ATGGGGCAGAAGTTTCAGAGATCTGTAAGTAGGGTTTATGTTGGGGTGAGGTGGGTTCAATTACACACCAAGATGAGGTCTGCTGGTAAAACCTCCCCAAACAACCAGCCAATTATTCTCTACCTAGATCTGCGCTTTACCAATGACCTAGAACTTGTCAGACACTCCCTTAACCACGCCCCCAGGCCAAGAACAGCTGTGTCACTTGCGACTAGGTCCCTGGACCTGAAGAAGAAGGGCGCAGGCCCGAGCCCGGCGGTGGCAGCTGGCCGAACACACGGAGCGGGCACAGGACGACGCGCAGGAGGAGGAGCTTGCCGCCAGCTCGCTGTCATGTCGCGCCAGGCAAAGGATGACTTTCTGCGGCACTACACCGTCTCGGACCCCAGGACCCACCCCAAAGGCTACACGGAGTACAAAGTAACCGCGCAG ttcaTCTCAAAGAAGGACCCAGAGGACATCAAAGAG GTTGTAGTCTGGAAGCGATACAGTGACTTCCGTAAGCTGCATGGGGACTTGGCCTATACTCACCGCAACCTCTTCCGGCGGCTAGAAGAGTTTCCGGCTTTCCCCCGTGCTCAGGTGTTTG GGCGGTTTGAAGCCTCTGTGATTGAAGAGAGGCGCAAGGGTGCAGAGGACCTGCTGCGCTTCACAGTACCCATCCCTGCACTCAACAACAGCCCCCAGCTCAAGGAGTTTTTCCGG GGTGGGGAGGTAACGCGGCCCTCTGAGGTGTCAAGGGACCTGCGCATCCTGCCACCCCCTCTCATCCCCACACCACCTCCTGATGAGCCCCGGCTCCTCCAGCCACTGCCTGCAGAAAGGAGGGGCCAGGAGGAGCTGGATGTACCAG TGGATCCCCTGCCGTCTAGTCCTGCCCAGGAGGCCTTGGATCTTCTCTTCAGCTGTGGCAGCACTGAGGAAGCATCCAGCTCCCCAGCCCGAGGTCCCCTCTCTGACGCCGAACTTGCCCTTTTTGACCCTTACTCCAAAGAGG AGAGTACAGGCACCAGCCCCACCCACACCAGTGAGCTAGCAGCCATGGAGGTACAGTCCAAAAGGCTGGACCAGGAACCCTGGGAGCCAGGAGgacaggagaagggagaggctgaAGATGGAGAACCTGCCCCAGCTTATCTGAGCCAGGCCACAGAGCTCATCACTCAAGCGCTGCGGAAAGAGAAGGCTGGTGCCTATGCCGCTGCGCTCCAAGACTACCAAGACGGGGTGCACATCCTGCTCCAGGGCGTCTCAG GTGACCCGTCCCCTGCCCGCCGGGAAGGTGTGAAGAAGAAGGCAGCTGAGTACCTGAGGCGGGCCGAGACCCTCCAAGCGCACTTGCCTTGA